In Bosea vestrisii, the following are encoded in one genomic region:
- a CDS encoding carbohydrate ABC transporter permease has translation MTDHAAAERPHLVEKETSGVIDWSSGPRRFITVYLPLSIFVIVLLFPFYWMAITAIKPNAELYDYKTYNPFWVSSPTLDNIKRLLFQTDYPQWLLTTMTVATVATVLSLFSSVLAAYAIQRLKFKGSQYVGLAIYLAYLVPPSILFIPMATLIFQLGLFDSQWALILTYPTFLIPFCTWLLIGYFKSIPYELEECAMIDGATRLQILWQITLPLALPGLISAGIFAFTLSWNEFIYALAFIQSAEKKTVPVAVLTQLVEGDVYHWGSLMAGALLGSIPVALLYSFFVDYYVASLTGAVKE, from the coding sequence ATGACTGATCACGCTGCCGCGGAGCGCCCGCACCTCGTCGAGAAGGAGACTAGCGGCGTCATCGACTGGTCCTCGGGCCCGCGCCGCTTCATCACCGTCTACCTGCCGCTCTCGATCTTCGTGATCGTGCTGCTCTTCCCATTCTACTGGATGGCGATCACCGCCATCAAACCGAATGCCGAGCTCTACGATTACAAGACCTACAACCCGTTCTGGGTGAGTTCGCCGACGCTGGACAACATCAAGCGGCTGCTGTTCCAGACCGATTATCCGCAATGGCTGCTGACGACGATGACAGTCGCGACCGTCGCGACCGTGCTCTCGCTGTTCTCCAGCGTGCTCGCCGCCTATGCGATCCAGCGCCTCAAGTTCAAAGGCTCGCAATATGTGGGCCTCGCGATCTATCTCGCCTATCTGGTGCCGCCCTCGATCCTGTTCATCCCAATGGCGACGCTGATCTTCCAGCTCGGCCTGTTCGACTCGCAATGGGCATTGATCCTCACCTATCCGACCTTCCTCATCCCGTTCTGCACCTGGCTCCTGATCGGCTACTTCAAGTCGATCCCCTACGAGCTTGAGGAATGCGCCATGATCGATGGTGCGACCCGCCTGCAAATCCTCTGGCAGATCACCTTGCCGCTGGCTCTGCCCGGGCTGATCTCGGCAGGCATCTTCGCCTTCACTTTGTCCTGGAACGAGTTCATCTACGCGCTCGCCTTCATCCAGTCGGCCGAGAAGAAGACGGTCCCGGTCGCGGTGTTGACCCAGCTGGTCGAGGGCGACGTCTACCACTGGGGCTCGCTGATGGCCGGCGCTTTGCTGGGCTCGATCCCGGTCGCCCTGCTCTACTCCTTCTTCGTCGACTACTACGTCGCCTCGCTGACCGGCGCGGTGAAGGAGTGA
- a CDS encoding NAD(P)-dependent oxidoreductase: MTSIAFIGLGAMGAPMAENLVKRQFRVTGFDMRESARAALVAAGGHAADSAATAAQGAEMLVLMVVNVAQARSVLFEAGSLAALAPAATVILMATCPPGEVEAIAGAVTQTGRHFVDAPVSGGVKGAQGGTLTIMVGAPLESFAKARPVLEAMGDKVFHVGEKPGQGATVKTVNQLLCGVHIAVAAEALSLAQKAGIDGKVLFEIMGGSAASSWMLRDRGPRMLENEPPVASAVDIFVKDLGIVLDAGRAAKAALPLAAAAHQMFLAASGLGHGGRDDSHVVRAYRALNRKPDNDA; the protein is encoded by the coding sequence GTGACTTCCATTGCCTTCATCGGGCTCGGCGCCATGGGCGCGCCGATGGCCGAGAATCTCGTCAAGCGCCAGTTCCGCGTCACCGGTTTCGATATGAGGGAGAGTGCGCGCGCTGCACTCGTGGCCGCCGGTGGTCATGCTGCCGACAGCGCTGCTACTGCAGCCCAGGGCGCAGAGATGCTCGTGCTGATGGTGGTCAACGTCGCTCAGGCCCGCTCAGTCCTGTTTGAGGCCGGTTCGCTGGCCGCGCTCGCTCCCGCCGCCACCGTCATCCTGATGGCGACCTGTCCGCCGGGCGAGGTCGAGGCCATCGCTGGAGCTGTCACGCAGACCGGCCGACACTTCGTCGATGCACCGGTCTCGGGCGGTGTGAAGGGCGCGCAGGGCGGCACGCTCACAATCATGGTCGGCGCCCCCTTGGAGAGCTTCGCCAAGGCCAGGCCCGTCCTCGAGGCCATGGGTGACAAGGTCTTCCATGTTGGCGAGAAGCCGGGCCAGGGCGCGACGGTGAAGACCGTCAACCAGCTGCTCTGCGGCGTCCATATCGCGGTGGCGGCCGAGGCGCTCTCGCTGGCGCAGAAGGCCGGCATCGATGGCAAGGTACTGTTCGAGATCATGGGCGGCTCGGCCGCCTCCTCCTGGATGCTGAGAGACCGCGGCCCGCGCATGCTCGAAAACGAGCCGCCGGTCGCTAGCGCCGTCGACATCTTCGTCAAGGACCTCGGTATCGTCCTCGATGCCGGGCGCGCCGCCAAGGCGGCGCTGCCTCTCGCTGCGGCCGCCCACCAGATGTTCCTCGCCGCCTCGGGCCTCGGCCATGGCGGGCGCGACGACTCGCATGTGGTGCGCGCCTACCGGGCGTTGAACCGCAAGCCGGACAACGATGCCTGA
- a CDS encoding LacI family DNA-binding transcriptional regulator — protein MANDGHSRDPSGAGRAGVKPGGRGRVTLQIIADRLEVSTATVSLALRESPLVADGTRLRVQQIAREMGYSYNRSAASLRTDRTNILGVGFHDITNPYFAELLAAIEETATTHGRSILLGTYAENLQRQDRVLNTLKEYRPDGMIICPAGGTTAETLQHLMAAQVPLVQLSREIPGIGLDFVGSDDRHGTVLAVEHLLGLGHRRIAFLGESPLISTGRNRYRGYCETLAKHGLPLDPTIVYSAYGTRENGLKGVQKVLDAADPPTAAVCFNDLTAFGAMLGLRHRGLEAGADFSVIGCDDVQEASQWYPALTTLKNFQDDMGRTSAELLLRRIADPSAPPQRVVLTPELVVRGTTAPPKTR, from the coding sequence ATGGCTAATGACGGACACTCGCGCGACCCCTCGGGGGCCGGGAGGGCGGGTGTCAAACCCGGTGGCCGTGGCCGCGTTACCTTGCAGATCATCGCCGACCGGCTTGAGGTCTCCACCGCGACCGTCTCGCTCGCGCTGCGCGAGAGCCCGCTCGTCGCCGACGGCACGCGCCTGCGCGTACAGCAGATCGCGCGAGAGATGGGCTACAGCTACAACCGTAGCGCGGCCTCGCTTCGGACCGATCGGACCAACATCCTCGGCGTCGGCTTCCACGACATCACCAATCCTTACTTCGCCGAGCTGCTCGCCGCGATCGAGGAGACGGCGACGACGCATGGCCGCTCGATCCTGCTCGGAACCTATGCGGAGAACCTGCAGCGGCAGGACCGCGTCCTCAACACCCTCAAGGAATACCGGCCCGACGGCATGATCATCTGCCCGGCTGGCGGCACGACGGCGGAGACGCTGCAGCACCTGATGGCGGCGCAGGTGCCGCTGGTGCAGCTCTCGCGCGAGATTCCCGGCATCGGCCTCGATTTCGTCGGCTCGGATGACCGGCACGGCACCGTGCTCGCCGTCGAGCATCTGCTCGGGCTCGGCCATCGCCGTATCGCCTTCCTCGGCGAGAGCCCGCTGATCTCGACCGGCCGCAATCGCTATCGCGGTTATTGCGAGACACTGGCCAAGCACGGCCTGCCGCTCGATCCGACGATCGTCTACTCGGCCTATGGCACGCGCGAGAATGGGCTGAAGGGCGTCCAGAAGGTGCTCGATGCCGCTGATCCGCCGACTGCCGCTGTCTGCTTCAACGACCTCACCGCCTTCGGCGCGATGCTCGGCTTGCGTCATCGCGGCTTGGAGGCCGGCGCGGACTTCTCGGTCATTGGCTGCGATGACGTCCAAGAAGCATCGCAATGGTATCCGGCACTGACGACGCTGAAAAATTTCCAGGATGATATGGGGCGGACATCGGCGGAGTTGCTGCTGCGCCGGATCGCCGATCCGTCGGCGCCGCCGCAGCGCGTCGTGCTGACGCCCGAACTGGTTGTGCGCGGGACGACGGCGCCGCCGAAGACGCGCTGA
- a CDS encoding NAD(P)-dependent oxidoreductase produces the protein MSTTKESIGFIGVGYMGQGMASCILAKGFPLTVMGHRNRKPVEELKAAGATEAATPRELAGKASIIFLCVTGSPQVEQVINGPDGIAAGAKPGTIIVDCSTSDPVSTVALAERLAAMGLHLCDAPLGGTPAQAKLGQLSTMIGADSAVFERIHPVCEAWAQKIVHLGPVGDGHKMKLLNNFLSLGYGAIYAEALTLAQKVGITPQTFNSVITGGRMECGFYQTFMKYVLERDPDAHKFTLSNALKDVRYLESLANAAGVPNPVGGAVKNVYAAAVASGMGEKYVPMLSDFVAGQSKVSLG, from the coding sequence ATGAGCACGACTAAAGAATCGATCGGCTTCATCGGCGTTGGTTACATGGGTCAGGGCATGGCGAGCTGTATTCTCGCCAAGGGCTTCCCTCTCACCGTCATGGGCCATCGCAACCGCAAGCCCGTCGAAGAGCTCAAGGCCGCGGGCGCAACGGAAGCCGCAACGCCGCGAGAGCTGGCCGGGAAGGCGAGCATCATCTTCCTCTGCGTTACCGGCTCACCCCAGGTCGAGCAGGTCATCAACGGTCCCGATGGCATCGCCGCCGGCGCAAAGCCCGGCACGATCATCGTCGACTGCTCGACCTCCGACCCGGTCTCCACGGTCGCCTTGGCGGAACGGCTCGCTGCCATGGGCCTGCACCTCTGCGACGCTCCGCTGGGCGGAACACCCGCCCAGGCGAAGCTCGGTCAACTCTCGACGATGATTGGGGCCGACAGCGCGGTTTTCGAGCGCATCCATCCGGTCTGCGAGGCCTGGGCCCAGAAGATCGTGCATCTCGGCCCGGTCGGCGACGGCCATAAGATGAAGCTGCTCAACAACTTCCTTTCGCTCGGCTATGGCGCGATCTATGCCGAAGCACTGACCCTGGCGCAGAAGGTCGGCATCACCCCGCAGACCTTCAACAGCGTCATCACCGGCGGACGCATGGAGTGCGGTTTCTACCAGACCTTCATGAAATACGTGCTCGAACGCGATCCGGACGCACACAAGTTCACGCTCTCCAACGCGCTGAAGGACGTGCGCTATCTGGAGAGTCTCGCCAACGCCGCGGGCGTCCCGAACCCGGTCGGCGGAGCGGTCAAGAACGTCTATGCGGCCGCCGTCGCGAGCGGCATGGGTGAGAAATATGTGCCCATGCTCTCCGACTTTGTCGCCGGGCAAAGCAAGGTCTCGCTCGGCTAA
- a CDS encoding DMT family transporter produces the protein MSAAPAPLPDTRRTRLTAIALMSGAIVCFSLLDACAKWLGGTMHPMQVVLARYLVSVALVSLLLNPWSHPGIARTKRPWLQGFRSLLLLGSTALNFVALQYLQLAETVSIMFAAPLLVALLAGPLLGEWAGPRRLIAIGVGFLGVLVVTRPGVGGLHPAALLSVCGCFCYAFYSLSTRMLASSDSPQTTMFYSGIGGVVLMLPLLPLFWSWPQNWQSWLLMGGTGFFGALGHWLLILAHQRAPATILAPFIYSQIVWMILLGWFVFGQIPDRFTFIGAAVVIASGLYLLYRERVRAVPEGSARLD, from the coding sequence TTGTCGGCCGCTCCCGCTCCGCTTCCGGATACGCGCCGGACACGCCTGACCGCCATCGCGCTGATGAGTGGGGCGATCGTCTGCTTTTCGCTGCTCGACGCCTGCGCGAAATGGCTCGGCGGGACGATGCATCCGATGCAGGTCGTGCTGGCGCGCTATCTGGTCAGCGTCGCGCTGGTCTCGCTCCTCCTCAACCCCTGGAGTCATCCCGGCATCGCCCGGACCAAGCGGCCCTGGCTGCAGGGCTTCCGCTCGCTGCTGCTGCTCGGCTCGACGGCGCTCAACTTTGTCGCGCTGCAGTATCTGCAACTGGCCGAGACGGTCTCGATCATGTTCGCGGCGCCCTTGCTGGTTGCGCTGCTTGCCGGGCCCTTGCTCGGCGAATGGGCCGGCCCCCGCCGGCTGATCGCGATTGGCGTTGGCTTCCTCGGGGTGCTGGTGGTGACAAGGCCCGGGGTGGGAGGCCTGCACCCTGCGGCGCTGCTCAGTGTCTGCGGCTGTTTCTGCTACGCCTTCTACAGCCTGTCGACGCGGATGCTGGCCTCGAGCGATTCCCCGCAAACGACGATGTTCTATTCCGGCATCGGCGGCGTCGTGCTGATGCTGCCGTTGCTGCCGCTGTTCTGGTCCTGGCCCCAGAACTGGCAGAGCTGGCTGCTGATGGGCGGAACCGGCTTCTTCGGGGCGCTCGGCCACTGGCTGCTGATCCTGGCGCATCAGCGCGCGCCGGCAACGATCCTGGCTCCCTTCATCTATTCCCAGATCGTCTGGATGATCCTGCTTGGCTGGTTCGTCTTCGGGCAGATTCCCGACCGTTTCACCTTCATCGGTGCCGCGGTCGTTATCGCCTCCGGGCTCTATCTGCTCTATCGCGAGCGCGTCCGGGCCGTGCCCGAAGGCTCGGCCCGGCTCGACTGA
- a CDS encoding MarR family winged helix-turn-helix transcriptional regulator produces MTARLHRARMGERLNALGLFPGQEQALKSLQTAPMTMGELASLLRVKPPTVSKTIGRLSLQGLVTREGGGRDGRLVQVALTENGQKTAVALDAVWNQVEEELLEKLDAKERKQLRKLLRKAAKGLSKAGADVDEAEDEAEDAA; encoded by the coding sequence GTGACGGCGCGCCTGCACAGAGCGCGGATGGGCGAGCGCCTCAACGCGCTCGGACTCTTTCCGGGTCAGGAGCAGGCGCTGAAATCACTGCAGACGGCGCCGATGACGATGGGCGAGTTGGCGAGCCTGCTGCGGGTCAAGCCGCCGACCGTCTCGAAGACGATCGGCCGACTCTCGCTGCAAGGGCTGGTGACGCGCGAGGGCGGAGGCCGCGACGGCAGGCTGGTTCAGGTGGCATTGACCGAGAATGGGCAAAAGACCGCGGTCGCGCTCGATGCGGTCTGGAACCAGGTCGAGGAAGAGCTGCTCGAAAAGCTTGACGCCAAGGAGCGCAAGCAGTTGCGCAAGTTGTTGCGCAAGGCAGCGAAGGGCCTGTCAAAGGCCGGAGCCGATGTCGACGAAGCCGAGGACGAGGCCGAAGACGCTGCCTGA
- a CDS encoding NAD(P)H-dependent oxidoreductase, which produces MRALVLYAHPDPASFGAAVHETLVSGLRRAGHEVDDCDLYAEGFDPVLSREERVGYHDLARNQSSVAGYVERLMRAEALFLCFPVWNYGYPAIMKGYFDRVFLPGVSFKLVDGSIRPNLWNIRRLTTVTSYGGSRWRTMLMGDPPRRQIKRGLRAVCHPAARVSYLAHYDMNRSTPESRATFLAKVEREIARIQEPV; this is translated from the coding sequence ATGCGCGCACTCGTGCTCTACGCTCACCCTGACCCTGCGAGCTTCGGGGCGGCGGTTCATGAGACGCTGGTTTCGGGGTTGCGCCGGGCCGGGCACGAGGTCGACGATTGCGATCTCTACGCCGAAGGCTTCGATCCGGTGCTGAGCCGTGAGGAGCGTGTCGGCTACCATGATCTCGCCAGAAATCAGAGTTCTGTAGCCGGCTATGTCGAACGCCTGATGCGGGCGGAGGCGCTGTTCCTCTGCTTCCCCGTCTGGAACTATGGCTATCCGGCGATCATGAAGGGCTATTTCGATCGCGTCTTCCTGCCTGGCGTCTCGTTCAAATTGGTCGACGGTTCGATCCGCCCCAATCTCTGGAATATTCGCCGGCTGACGACAGTGACGAGCTATGGTGGCTCGCGCTGGCGCACGATGCTGATGGGCGATCCGCCGCGCCGGCAGATCAAGCGGGGTTTGCGCGCGGTTTGCCATCCGGCAGCGCGGGTTTCCTATCTGGCGCATTACGACATGAACCGGTCGACACCGGAGAGCCGTGCAACCTTTCTGGCCAAGGTCGAGCGGGAAATCGCACGGATTCAAGAGCCTGTCTGA
- a CDS encoding FAD-binding oxidoreductase — protein sequence MTAHYDIDALKRRLSGIRTEDNPALVKQKSRDFFWYSPKLKRQLDHVVADIIVSPTSEAQVLETLAAAHALGIPVTPRGTGTGNYGQAMPLSGGIVLDLSGFNKVTGIEAGRYVAEPGAVLAKIDQETRTHSRQEIRLHPSTYHTASVGGFIAGGSGGVGSIKWGGLRDWGNIISLRVATMEGTPRILELQGEDLHKVAHAYGTNGIITQVEMPLGPAYAWVDVILGFGDLRAATEFANALGEQDGLALKNLAVVAAPAPHDYFLRHRKFLPRDSHCVMIMVADFAVESMLAFARRFGGSQLLMRSDKLPAEEAKGLPPTFELGWNHTTLRALRVDPSITYLQVLYPFPNQVELVDKIHARFGDEVTCHLEFVRFDGKITCFGLPLVRFTSEERLEEIMAIHEEMGAPIFNPHRYTLEEGGMKQTDEIQLAFKREADPQGLLNPGKMIAWEDPAYDYRSGKTFLFKALGEAGVGG from the coding sequence ATGACCGCACACTACGACATCGATGCCCTGAAGCGCCGCCTCTCCGGCATCCGAACCGAGGACAATCCGGCGCTGGTCAAGCAGAAGAGCCGCGACTTCTTCTGGTACTCGCCGAAGCTGAAGCGCCAGCTCGACCATGTCGTCGCCGACATCATCGTCTCGCCGACCAGCGAAGCGCAGGTGTTGGAGACGCTCGCGGCAGCGCATGCGCTCGGCATTCCGGTGACGCCGCGCGGCACCGGCACCGGCAATTACGGCCAGGCGATGCCGCTCTCGGGCGGCATCGTGCTCGACCTCTCCGGCTTCAACAAGGTGACGGGCATCGAGGCCGGGCGCTATGTCGCCGAGCCCGGCGCCGTGCTGGCCAAGATCGACCAGGAGACGCGCACTCACTCCCGCCAGGAGATCAGGCTGCACCCCTCGACCTATCACACCGCCTCGGTCGGCGGCTTCATCGCCGGCGGCTCCGGCGGCGTCGGCTCGATCAAATGGGGCGGCCTGCGCGACTGGGGCAACATCATCTCCCTGCGCGTCGCGACGATGGAGGGTACCCCGCGCATCCTCGAGCTGCAGGGCGAGGACCTGCACAAGGTCGCCCATGCATACGGCACCAACGGCATCATCACGCAGGTCGAGATGCCGCTCGGCCCGGCCTATGCTTGGGTCGACGTCATCCTCGGCTTCGGCGATTTGCGCGCCGCGACCGAATTCGCCAACGCGCTCGGCGAGCAGGATGGGCTGGCGCTGAAGAACCTCGCAGTGGTCGCCGCACCGGCGCCGCACGACTATTTCCTGCGCCACAGGAAGTTCCTGCCGCGAGATAGCCATTGCGTCATGATCATGGTCGCCGACTTCGCCGTCGAATCCATGCTGGCCTTTGCCCGCCGTTTCGGCGGCTCGCAATTGCTGATGCGTTCCGACAAGCTGCCGGCGGAAGAGGCGAAGGGTCTGCCGCCGACCTTCGAGCTCGGCTGGAACCACACCACCTTGCGGGCGCTGCGGGTCGATCCCTCAATCACCTATCTGCAGGTGCTCTACCCCTTCCCGAACCAGGTCGAGCTGGTCGACAAGATCCATGCCCGCTTCGGTGACGAGGTTACCTGCCATCTCGAATTCGTCCGTTTCGATGGCAAGATCACCTGCTTCGGCTTGCCGCTGGTGCGCTTCACCAGTGAGGAGCGGCTGGAGGAGATCATGGCGATCCATGAGGAGATGGGCGCGCCGATCTTCAACCCGCACCGCTACACGCTGGAGGAGGGCGGGATGAAGCAGACCGACGAGATCCAGCTCGCCTTCAAGCGCGAGGCCGACCCGCAAGGGCTGCTCAATCCCGGCAAGATGATCGCCTGGGAAGATCCGGCCTACGACTACCGCTCGGGCAAGACCTTCCTGTTCAAGGCCCTCGGCGAAGCCGGCGTCGGCGGCTGA
- a CDS encoding cytosine deaminase, whose translation MTTGFAAIPASGSYLLRNARAPAFLVEAGTLASDRDGLALLDIMVEDGAIASILPAGTPAFDAGLAFDLDGGIALPRLVDVHTHLDKSHIWPRRPNPDGSFMGALSAVAADREANWSAGDVRARMEFGLRCAFAHGTAAIRTHLDSLGKQIGISWPVYADLKAEWAGRIALQASPLFGVDAVADPAHMQAITRAITTYGDRLLGAVTYMVPELDAALDTLFRAAIENGFDLDFHVDETNDPGARSLEHIADAALRHRFQGRILAGHCCSLSLQQPQDEARIIGKVREAGIAVVSLPMCNMYLQDRQRGRTPRWRGVTALHELKAAGVPVMIASDNTRDPFYAYGDLDLVETLREGTRILQLDHSDRDWSKAIAAAPADLMGLSGTGRLAAGSPADLVLTRARDWTEFFARPQADRTILVAGRAIDRTLPDYRELDHLMSRSA comes from the coding sequence GTGACCACCGGCTTTGCGGCAATCCCGGCTTCCGGCAGCTATCTGCTGCGCAATGCCCGGGCACCCGCCTTCCTGGTCGAGGCCGGCACTCTCGCGAGCGATCGCGACGGTCTCGCTTTGCTGGACATCATGGTCGAGGACGGCGCCATCGCCTCGATCCTGCCAGCGGGTACGCCAGCGTTCGATGCCGGACTGGCGTTCGATCTCGACGGCGGCATCGCGCTGCCGCGGCTGGTCGACGTTCACACCCATCTCGACAAGAGCCATATCTGGCCGCGTCGGCCCAATCCGGATGGCAGCTTCATGGGGGCGTTGAGCGCGGTCGCGGCCGATCGCGAGGCGAACTGGTCCGCTGGGGACGTGCGGGCGCGCATGGAGTTCGGCCTGCGTTGCGCCTTCGCCCATGGCACGGCGGCGATCCGCACCCATCTCGACTCGCTCGGCAAACAGATCGGCATCTCCTGGCCGGTCTATGCTGACCTGAAGGCCGAATGGGCCGGGCGGATCGCGCTGCAGGCCTCGCCCCTGTTCGGTGTCGATGCCGTTGCCGACCCAGCGCATATGCAGGCGATTACGCGTGCCATCACGACCTATGGCGATAGGCTGCTCGGTGCCGTCACTTATATGGTGCCGGAACTGGACGCCGCACTCGATACGCTGTTCCGGGCCGCGATCGAAAACGGCTTCGACCTCGACTTCCATGTCGACGAGACCAATGATCCAGGAGCGCGCTCGCTCGAGCACATCGCCGACGCGGCGCTGCGCCATCGTTTCCAGGGCAGGATTCTGGCGGGGCATTGCTGCTCGCTCTCGCTGCAGCAGCCGCAGGATGAGGCGCGCATCATCGGGAAGGTCAGGGAGGCCGGCATCGCCGTGGTCTCGCTGCCGATGTGCAACATGTATCTGCAGGACCGGCAGCGCGGGCGCACACCACGCTGGCGCGGCGTCACCGCGCTGCACGAACTCAAGGCCGCGGGCGTGCCGGTGATGATCGCCTCTGACAACACCCGCGATCCGTTCTACGCCTATGGCGATCTCGACCTCGTCGAGACGCTGCGCGAGGGCACCCGCATCCTCCAGCTCGACCATTCCGACCGCGACTGGTCGAAGGCGATCGCCGCCGCGCCAGCCGATCTCATGGGCCTCTCAGGCACCGGTCGCCTTGCAGCGGGCAGTCCGGCTGACCTGGTCCTGACCCGCGCCCGCGACTGGACGGAGTTCTTCGCCCGGCCGCAGGCCGACCGGACCATATTGGTGGCTGGGCGCGCCATTGACCGCACCTTGCCCGACTATCGCGAACTCGATCACCTCATGAGCCGTTCCGCATGA
- the folD gene encoding bifunctional methylenetetrahydrofolate dehydrogenase/methenyltetrahydrofolate cyclohydrolase FolD, translating to MTARIIDGKAAAAELRAEIGREVAALKTAGKPTPGLHVVLVGDDPASRVYVASKEKLATEIGMNSVAHRLPAETTQAELLAKLAELNADDGVDGILVQLPLPKHIDTGRIIDAIDPAKDVDGLHPINAGLLAGGKNGLVPCTPLGCMLLLKQALPSLSGLEAVVVGRSELVGRPVAQLLLQADCTVTIAHSRTRDLEAVVKRADIVVAAVGRPRMIKGDWIKSGATVIDVGINRMPDGKLAGDVDYAEAAEVAGAITPVPGGVGPMTIACLLRNTLTAYRARRG from the coding sequence ATGACGGCACGCATCATCGACGGCAAGGCGGCGGCTGCGGAGCTCAGGGCTGAGATCGGCCGCGAGGTCGCTGCTCTCAAGACCGCCGGCAAGCCGACGCCCGGTCTGCACGTCGTGCTCGTCGGCGATGATCCGGCCAGCCGGGTCTATGTCGCGTCCAAGGAGAAGCTTGCGACCGAAATCGGCATGAACTCGGTCGCCCACCGCCTGCCGGCCGAGACAACCCAAGCCGAGTTGCTCGCGAAGCTCGCCGAGCTGAACGCCGATGACGGCGTCGACGGCATCCTCGTCCAGCTGCCGCTGCCGAAGCATATCGATACCGGTCGCATCATCGACGCGATCGACCCCGCCAAGGATGTCGATGGCCTCCACCCGATCAACGCCGGACTGCTCGCCGGCGGCAAGAACGGCCTCGTACCCTGCACGCCGCTCGGCTGCATGTTGTTGCTGAAGCAGGCACTGCCGTCGCTCTCGGGGCTGGAAGCAGTCGTGGTCGGCCGTTCCGAGCTGGTTGGGCGCCCGGTTGCGCAATTGCTGCTGCAGGCCGACTGCACCGTGACGATCGCCCATTCGCGCACGCGTGACCTCGAGGCGGTCGTGAAGCGCGCCGACATCGTCGTCGCGGCCGTCGGCCGCCCGCGCATGATAAAGGGCGACTGGATCAAGTCGGGCGCGACGGTGATTGATGTCGGCATCAACCGCATGCCCGACGGCAAGCTCGCCGGCGATGTCGATTATGCCGAGGCGGCCGAGGTTGCCGGCGCAATCACGCCGGTCCCCGGCGGCGTCGGCCCGATGACCATCGCCTGCCTGCTGCGCAACACGCTAACTGCCTATCGCGCGCGGCGGGGATAA
- a CDS encoding HepT-like ribonuclease domain-containing protein codes for MGRRSDVVLEEILDAIALIEHELAGHTRASFAASLFLQRGTERSLEIISEAVRHLPDALLAMRPDIAWNDVRAIGNRIRHEYWRVDPALIWSIAADDLPALRAAVEDLLRRASP; via the coding sequence ATGGGGCGTCGAAGCGATGTCGTCCTTGAGGAAATCCTCGACGCGATCGCGCTCATTGAACATGAGCTTGCCGGCCATACCCGAGCATCGTTCGCGGCGTCGCTTTTTCTGCAGCGGGGCACGGAGCGGTCGCTGGAGATCATTTCCGAAGCCGTGCGGCATCTTCCCGATGCCTTGCTCGCAATGCGGCCGGACATTGCCTGGAATGATGTCCGCGCAATCGGCAACAGGATCAGGCACGAATATTGGCGCGTCGATCCGGCGTTGATCTGGTCAATCGCTGCCGACGACCTTCCGGCTCTCCGCGCCGCAGTCGAGGATCTGCTCCGGCGTGCCTCCCCGTAA